In Microbacterium foliorum, the following proteins share a genomic window:
- a CDS encoding WXG100 family type VII secretion target, whose translation MDLKVDPDLLAEAAASTAASAASIVETLDSLSGSARDLQSRWDGEAQNAFTRRSSALDAQWRLHAGTLRLAAERAARLADEYRQADSDGARAVLGL comes from the coding sequence ATGGATCTCAAGGTCGATCCGGATCTCCTCGCCGAGGCCGCCGCGAGCACAGCGGCGTCGGCCGCGTCGATCGTCGAGACCCTCGACTCCCTGTCGGGCTCGGCGCGAGACCTGCAGAGTCGTTGGGACGGCGAGGCGCAGAATGCGTTCACCCGGCGCTCGTCCGCGCTCGACGCGCAGTGGCGACTGCACGCCGGCACCCTGCGTCTCGCGGCCGAACGAGCCGCGCGTCTCGCCGACGAGTACCGCCAGGCGGACTCAGACGGCGCGCGTGCCGTGCTGGGGCTCTGA
- a CDS encoding YbaB/EbfC family nucleoid-associated protein — MDDSTFGIDEGFAAARKQLDDINRQAQQNQARAQALAADVDTLVESARSPRGEVTVSSKVGGKLAGLEFGPAAEALTLPALAQVTLETIAMAQHKAMSALAERSAELFGEDSDIATSLKSDARRGYPSPGLES; from the coding sequence ATGGACGACAGCACGTTCGGCATCGATGAGGGATTCGCCGCCGCCCGCAAGCAGCTCGATGACATCAATCGGCAGGCGCAGCAGAACCAGGCGCGCGCGCAGGCCCTCGCGGCCGACGTCGACACGCTCGTCGAGTCGGCCCGCAGCCCTCGCGGAGAGGTCACCGTGAGCTCGAAGGTCGGCGGCAAGCTCGCCGGGCTCGAGTTCGGCCCCGCGGCCGAAGCGCTCACGCTGCCCGCCCTGGCGCAGGTGACGCTCGAGACCATCGCGATGGCCCAGCACAAGGCGATGTCGGCACTGGCCGAGCGAAGTGCCGAGCTGTTCGGCGAGGACTCCGACATCGCGACGAGCCTGAAATCCGATGCGCGACGCGGCTACCCGTCGCCCGGGCTGGAGAGCTGA
- a CDS encoding ATP-dependent helicase — protein sequence MTEAPLIVPGSVGPRSTGAQGQDDLLAGLNPQQLEAVTYRGPALLIVAGAGSGKTSVLTRRIASLLRAREAWPSQILAITFTNKAAGEMRERVEAIVGEAARGMWISTFHSACVRILRREAQQFGFTKSFTIYDSGDSRALIKRLVKQHEADAYGLTPGAVQSRISKLKNELSDADAYARQANMSDPAERIFVELFADYQRQLQKANAFDFDDLIGQTVHLFRAFPQVADTYRRRFRHVLVDEYQDTNHAQYALIHELTRPVTGESPDPYASNGMMIFEPETTPELEGASLTVVGDSDQSIYAFRGADIRNISEFERDFPGARVVLLEQNYRSTQNILSAANAVIGNNFDRKDKKLWSDKGDGDMIVGFTGYSQHDEAQFVADEVEALHRAGMPYSEVAVFYRTNSQSRALEEIFIRSAVPYKIMGGTKFYERAEIKDALAYLVAVANPADEMAVRRILNKPRRGIGDVTETAIARFAEEHDITFRQALSVPEQLGFGPKIQAGIAQLDAVLAEATEIMLPASGEVPAPTTVADGLSVLLSKSGYLDALRASRDPQDEARVENLDEFVAVARDFARNNPDGTIVDFLTEVALVSDADDLDDESGSVSLMTMHTAKGLEYDAVFVTGVEEDLIPHRISAGEPGGPQEERRLFYVGITRARKRLHLSLAMTRAQFGEVSVAMPSRFLQEIPAGLIDWRQSPGDVNSRGGMQSRALNARRGGGFGGSGSGDRFGVKQLPGRDSLKPLSTAMDKFPNRVTAKMRDNGDLELVAGDRIRHSDFGEGRVDAVTGEGAKRIAHVRFDSAGQKKLLIKVAPIEKI from the coding sequence ATGACCGAAGCCCCCCTCATCGTCCCCGGATCCGTCGGCCCCCGCTCCACCGGAGCGCAGGGGCAGGACGACCTCCTCGCCGGCCTCAACCCGCAGCAGCTCGAGGCGGTGACCTATCGCGGCCCCGCGCTGCTGATCGTGGCTGGCGCAGGTTCGGGCAAGACCAGCGTGCTCACCCGCCGCATCGCCTCGCTGCTGAGGGCGCGAGAGGCCTGGCCCAGCCAGATCCTCGCGATCACCTTCACCAACAAGGCAGCCGGTGAGATGCGCGAGCGAGTCGAGGCGATCGTCGGCGAGGCCGCTCGGGGCATGTGGATCTCGACGTTCCACTCCGCCTGTGTGCGGATCCTCCGGCGCGAGGCCCAGCAGTTCGGGTTCACCAAGTCGTTCACGATCTACGACTCGGGCGACTCGCGCGCGCTGATCAAGCGTCTGGTCAAGCAGCACGAGGCCGACGCCTACGGGCTCACCCCCGGTGCCGTGCAGTCGCGCATCTCGAAGCTCAAGAACGAGCTGTCGGACGCCGACGCCTACGCGCGTCAGGCGAACATGAGCGACCCGGCCGAGCGGATCTTCGTCGAGCTGTTCGCCGACTACCAGCGTCAGCTGCAGAAGGCGAACGCGTTCGACTTCGACGACCTGATCGGGCAGACGGTGCACCTGTTCCGTGCGTTCCCGCAGGTCGCAGACACCTACCGCCGTCGTTTCCGTCACGTCCTCGTCGACGAGTATCAGGACACGAACCACGCCCAGTACGCGCTCATCCACGAGCTCACGCGGCCGGTGACCGGCGAGAGCCCAGATCCGTATGCCTCCAACGGCATGATGATCTTCGAGCCCGAGACCACTCCCGAGCTCGAGGGCGCCTCGCTCACCGTGGTGGGTGACTCCGACCAGTCGATCTACGCCTTCCGCGGCGCCGACATCCGCAACATCAGCGAGTTCGAGCGCGACTTCCCCGGTGCGCGCGTCGTGCTGCTCGAGCAGAACTACCGGTCGACCCAGAACATCCTCTCCGCGGCGAACGCCGTGATCGGCAACAACTTCGACCGCAAAGACAAGAAGCTCTGGAGCGACAAGGGCGACGGCGACATGATCGTCGGCTTCACCGGGTACTCGCAGCACGATGAGGCGCAGTTCGTGGCCGACGAGGTCGAGGCGCTGCACCGTGCCGGGATGCCGTACTCCGAGGTGGCTGTCTTCTATCGCACGAACTCGCAGTCGCGCGCACTGGAAGAGATCTTCATCCGCTCGGCCGTGCCCTACAAGATCATGGGCGGCACGAAGTTCTACGAACGTGCCGAGATCAAAGACGCTCTCGCCTATCTGGTCGCCGTCGCGAACCCCGCCGACGAGATGGCGGTGCGACGCATCCTCAACAAGCCCCGCCGCGGCATCGGCGATGTCACCGAGACGGCGATCGCCCGCTTCGCCGAAGAGCACGACATCACGTTCCGCCAGGCGCTGTCCGTGCCCGAGCAGCTGGGCTTCGGCCCGAAGATCCAGGCCGGCATCGCCCAGCTCGATGCCGTGCTGGCCGAAGCGACCGAGATCATGCTCCCCGCCTCCGGCGAGGTGCCCGCACCCACCACCGTCGCCGACGGGCTCAGCGTGCTGCTGTCGAAGAGCGGCTACCTCGATGCGCTGCGCGCGAGCCGCGACCCGCAGGACGAGGCGCGTGTCGAGAACCTCGACGAGTTCGTCGCCGTCGCCCGCGACTTCGCACGCAACAATCCCGACGGGACGATCGTCGACTTCCTCACGGAGGTCGCCCTCGTCTCGGACGCAGACGATCTCGACGACGAGTCGGGTTCGGTGTCCCTGATGACTATGCACACCGCGAAGGGACTCGAGTACGACGCGGTGTTCGTGACCGGCGTCGAAGAGGATCTCATCCCGCACCGCATCTCGGCCGGAGAGCCGGGCGGCCCGCAGGAGGAACGTCGGCTCTTCTACGTCGGCATCACCCGCGCACGCAAGCGTCTGCACCTGTCGCTCGCGATGACCAGGGCCCAGTTCGGAGAGGTCTCGGTCGCCATGCCCAGCCGTTTCCTGCAGGAGATCCCCGCTGGGCTCATCGACTGGCGCCAGTCGCCGGGTGACGTCAACTCTCGCGGTGGCATGCAGTCCCGCGCGCTCAATGCGCGCCGAGGCGGCGGATTCGGTGGCTCCGGTTCGGGCGACCGATTCGGCGTGAAGCAGTTGCCAGGGCGCGACTCGCTCAAGCCCCTGTCGACAGCGATGGACAAGTTCCCCAACCGGGTGACGGCGAAGATGCGCGACAACGGCGACCTCGAGCTCGTCGCCGGTGATCGCATCCGCCACTCGGACTTCGGCGAGGGACGAGTCGATGCGGTGACGGGCGAGGGGGCCAAGCGCATCGCGCACGTGCGTTTCGATTCCGCCGGCCAGAAGAAGCTGTTGAT